acttTGGTAACTACCGAGGGTGGGGGTGTTTTACTAAACTGTTGCGGAcgtgtgtaagtgcttgagactaagtaaagtttagctttaagttaAAGCACTCTTGTGTTGTCCTGTTCGTACCATCCATCTATCGGTCGGACGACCgtgtctcccctgaattatttcctgacaccacctcgcagagagtaaaagttaccaaggggtttgggttgaaagaacccTGGGTAACACTGGTCATCAAATTAGGGACTGTAGCCAGAAATTAAGACTCAAATTCACCTACTTGTGATCTGCTTGTAGCCCGTGAAAAAGCCAGACCATAAACTCTTGTTCAGTCACAAACGAATGTTTACATCTAAAATCGGACACGTGACTAGAGAATGATGCTCGTGTTTAAATTATAACACAGTGTCACAGGTgtagttttcttttctttgtagGAAAAGGTCATAGTAATTAAGAATGTCAGAATAAAAGGTCAATGAAGCGCCCACCCCAGTGTGAGAACCCTTAttactctgaggctacgtctatactgtctgttatttttggaagaggaaatgcaaaagaagcactcatttgcaaatctcatgctctcatttgcatattctcttccgatcctttttgcggaagaggttttcgTGAAAAAACatcgcagtgtagacagggccatttataaaccaaaaaaaatgaggtttacaggatcttgtgcaaaacagggtttttctgacaaatgaccctgtctacactgtgggggttttttcgcaaaaaggatcggaaaagaatatgcaaatgagagcacaatatttgcatattaatgtttcatttgcatttcctcttccgaaaaTAACAGTGTAGAAGTTGAGACACCAGTTCTTCTGCCTGATGAACAAGATGTTTTTCAATAAATACTTGACAAGGAATTAATCTAATTCCACTGAATTCTCCCCTTTGCCAATATCCCTGTCTTTCTGATTGCCTTCATGGGTAGCTTTAGGGAGCAATTCTACCAAGGCCAATAAATGATTAACTGTGTAGCATTTGATTTAACGTGCTCCCCTCCATATATCTGTGCAATGATATTGGGCTTCCTTATACCTAGCTACACCTATAGCCAATGTCAGACTGTTTCAGTTTGCTTTCCTAAAGGATGGACATGCACAGAACGATGAGATCCAGCGACACGCTCCAACAGCTGATGGTGCACGTTTTGGTTTGGAAAACATTAAAAGCACTTCATTCTTCTCCTGCACCTGGTTTAGTGTAACTGCAGCTGGAAACCAtgtttcaaaaaataaaacaattctaCGTGCCTTCCAATCAAGCTCTGACTTCCTATGGTCATACATCGATTTACGGTCGCCAAGTCGCTTCAGAATCCCCTGGTTTTCAACTGTGATCCTCACCATCTCCCTGTTGTGCTTCTCCCTATTAGAGCTGCCAAAAAACAAAGTGAATCAAAACCTTATTTGTAAAGCCAAGAATTCTCAGAATCATCTTGTGTGATGCATGGGAAGGGTACTACTCTTTTCTGAACGTTTCAGACATTCAATTAACTACATTGCCCACAAGGGTTGAATCCTAGAAAGTCTCTAggaatgctagggaagcaggaagtgttggcaggaagccaggagcgTCAACGAAACCGAGTGTGGgtttttgaattggaagcagcgACCTTCCTATGCTAGAGTGGAGCTAGAAGCCATGAATTAAGCCAGGGAGCTTAATTCAGCATGAAggattcagcaacatccatgtctTGGGAAAGgctaaatcttggaacaacagataagtgagtagaacagggaatgtttagtgaGACGCAGTCAGGTTATATTCCTTATTTTTGGGTATGTTGGACCTCTCTGCGTTGAGTCCatggtgtcccctcccccccccatgcactaGGGCAACTAGACTAAGTTTTTATTTCGAAAGAGGagatgcaaattccatgggaatttgcatatcttcttccgaccacacttttgaaagaggatcttttgaaagtgaaagtagtctgggcgtgggtttttttggggaaaaaaaccatttttggggaaaaaaaacgcgtccagactactttcactttcgaaagatcctcttttgaaaatgcgattggaagaagatatgcaaattcccgcggaATTTGCGTATCCTGTTtcgaaaaatctttgtagtttagacgtagcctataacTTTTAAACCGAATCCCAGCAAAGCCATCTCAGtgctttaatctttcttttttcagctactctgtaacacctagcaatcaagtatgttttctttgttaataaaaatcgCCTTTTTAAGACCATGATCCAATTCCAGtatcctagaaggcaggaggttctatGTGCATGTGCCTAAGACTACAAGGCCAGCAATTAAGAAGATTACGGGGAGGGGGGGTTTTAAGCTCTCGCCAGTGGAAGGGCTAAAGAGCTTGGGGAAGCTCAAGCTTGAGGaaccacaggaagaaattcccaaatgcACCTTCCTAAAttttcaaagggttttttttttacatttgggcGGTGGCAGGGATACCAAGCCAAGGCCAAGGAATCAGGGACCTCAgggagtttttaaacagaagcctttagtggcaggatattttaaagtctcttgggaggctcccaccttctgcacttgaaaaGCCAGGGTGGAAAACAGCCTCGACATCTTGCAGCCCACTAATGCAGCAGGTAACCGTGGCAGCGGGTGGTATATACTCAGCCACAATCGTTTTTTCTGTCCTCTGCTAAGAGGCATGACTGATGATTGGCTCCAGCAGGCTCCAGCTTGCTAATAAAGGCTTAATCGCTTAACCTGAAACCTAGCTTATGAAATCATATTGATTGGCATAAGTGTCCCCTCTACCATCCAGTCTCATGGGCAGCGGGTATAAGAGGCAGGCGAAGGCGTTGCCTTCTCAAACTGccaagcctggccccgcccgcactCTGCCCCTTGCTTCAGTGTGGCTTCTGGGCTGCCCCTGGGCTTCAGCCATACTGTGGTTGgggcccctccccacccgccCTTCCTGTGCTCCGGGGTAGGctcggggtggagggagggaggctggagccctgcccctgcagtggGGGTGTggcttgtgggggaggaggagctggagcccTGCCCTGGTGGTGGTGGAGTGGGCTTGGCTCCTGAAGGGGGagtggcctcaggtggaagaggcggggctgagaGGTTGTCTCCCCCAGTCCTAGGTTCACCCACCGCCCTGGTCCAATCTGATCTATAGCGTTATTATTATTGGTTATTTTGCCATGCCTCAAGCTATGGCAGGTGTCTCCAGTGCATTCGCAGATCCCTGCCCAGCTTACACTATATCACACGTGCGACGAGAAAGAAGCAACAGAAGAGTGTGGCTGGGAAGTCCATGATACAGTTACGTGGCCGCTAGCAAAGGCATTAGCGCCACATGAGCAGACTCTGTGGCTTTAAAGACTCAGTGAGAAGATCCCTATCTCAATTGGCTCTGTTCACATGGGTGTCCTAGTAGGAATGGATTATAAGGCAGGGCATGAACGTGCCATGCGTGGTGGTATATTGATACACCAGTTTGGGGGGATGGAGCGGTGGAGAAGGGGGGAGCAGCATGGAAAAAGGCTGAGAGATGCTTGAGGGAGAGTGGGCTGCTTAATTGTTATGCCCAGTCTGCGGGCGGTCATGCCTAGTGGTTAGACCAGGATTGAGAAACCCTGCAACAGGCCAGGTTGAGGTGAGGGTGAAACCGTGCCAAAGGGCAGACTGAGGGTCAGGGGGTCAGAGTCAGTGCTAAGCCCTGGAAACTCAGGTGCATGGACAGCTTCCTGTCCCTCTGCTTGGTTCAAACAGAATCAGGGAACAAGTCAGGACccgtttcccctccccacaccctgcgAGATCGCAGGCCTGGAGGCCTCTGTCCCTGCTGAGCGTCACACCCTGGTGGCTGTTCCCAGGTCAATGGATGATGGACTGGGACATCCTGACTCCTGTCAGCCCTGCACCCTGGCCGTGTCGGAGCTGTGTGTACGCCtgggtgtgagagagacagagaccaCGGACGGATCAAGGCGGGTGAGGATGCAGGTCAGGTCCATGGCTTGGAGCAGAGATCAGCTACTGCCTTGTCCCAGTCCCTGCCGGGAAACTTGCAGCAGTGATTTCCATGGCggggggaggtggtgcagggcTGCCTTATTGGTGCAACTCCCAGCGgcttttgccccaaatggcccaTCTTAAGCCCGAGGGCGTCCTCTGGCCTGAGACGGTGCCGTGACCCCAAATGCACCAGGCAGAACAAAAGAGGGAAAGTGAAAGGACAAGACCGGAGgcagcgccgcccctggtggaGTGCGAGTTCTGCGCCGCTGGGTTGTCTCGCCGTGCCTGAGAGAGGCGTTGGGCTGCTCCTGGAATCCGAAGGACACTTAGCTACCTCCTTTGGAAGTATTCATTCCAGCAGTCCACCAGCCCTGTCCCACGCTGAATGGCCGCTAGCCTCCCGGCCAGCTGCTTGTTTTCTCTTTCGATTTTGCCAGTTCTCTTCTGGTCCTCCTGGAGAAGAGACCCCAAGTTGTAACATCACGGGCCAACTTCAAAGCCTTCCTCCAGAGGCACTGGTACCAGGTTAGCCTCCCATCATCCTCCACTCCCACAAGCCAGTGCCTGCCAACCCCCCATGCCCACACATCCAGCATGTCCATAATGACCATTCACACTGCTTGTCTATCACTACTGACCTCCCTGTTATGCTtcagcgcgcgcgcacacacagacacacacacatacacatgcacgcACCCACACATgtacatgcacacgcacacatacacacatgcgcgtgcacacgtgcacacacacacaagcgcatacacacatacacatgtgcccacacatatacacatgcacacacacacgcgcacacacgtgCACGCACACGCAAGcgcatacacacatacacatgtgcccacacatatacacatgcacacacacgcgcacacacgtgCACGCACACGCGAGcgcatacacacatacacatgtgcacacacatatacatatgcacacacacacgtgcacacacgcgTGCACCAGGAGCATCTTCAATCAATTTCCTGGGTTTCTGCATCCTCTCCCCACCCGCTTTGCTAGGCGTGGACCCCTGCTGTGCCAGGCCAAAACTCAAGAACGCTCCCCTCCCTTTACTTATCTGACACACTGCCTGGTCTTATCCGTGAATTAGTGCAGGCAGGAACATCGCACACTTGGAAAGAAGAGTACCTGGATCTTGGTCATTTTAAAGTGATGGTGAGTTTGCGCCCGTGGGGGTTTGTTATCAATACGAGGTCTTGCTAGAGGGAAAAGACAAAACCCAAATGAGTCCCTGAGTGATGCCAACaacccacttccttttccccacCTTTTGTGACAATATGAAAACATAAAGCCAGTCAGGCCAATGGGCTGTCTTGCCTGgggtcctgttttctgacagtcgCCAACACCAGGTGCTTCTTAGGGACTGAACATCCCCTCCAGCgatccatcccgtcacccattcccagcctctggcaatgAGAATCTAAGGACCTCCAGCGCATAAGGTTGCATCCCTGGTTATCTTGACAGACCCATCCTTTATGAACATctcgttcttttttgaacctccattatagttttggccttcacagcatcccctggcaaaaaGCGCCACAGGGAAAATTTGCCTTTTTGTCTAAAAGAacttcattttctttgttttcacCCTGCTGCTGATCAGTGTCATTGGGCaatccctcagggtacgtctacactgcccagcaatttcgaaattagctattccggaatagttattctgaagtagcttatttcaaaatagcacgtctacactggagggaagcctcaaaatgaatctgaggcaggctatctcaatttagagccccaggaggcaggagggtagagtaacttagaatggccctggtaaggggctatttcgaaatagcagcagtggagcatctacccacgccttatttcgaaatagagatttcagaataggcgttattcctcatagaatgagcttTACAGATTTAGGAATAAgtcgtccattatttcaaaattatttgaaaataacggaatggctgtgtagacgctcgcattgttattttgaaataacactagttatcccaaaataatggtgcagtgaaGACACACCCTCATTCGTGTGGCTCGTGAAGGAGTAAAGACtgccttactcactttctccacaccagtaatgattttattGACCTTTATCACATTcactcttagtcatctcttttccaaaatggaagtcccagtcttttgaatCTTGTCTCATGCAGCAGCTGTTCCAGACCCTTGTTCATTTTTggccttctctgtaccttttcaaaTTCTAATGTGTCTTTTTTATATGGGAGGCATGACCAGCCTTGCATGCAGTGTTCAAGGGGGTGGGTGCACCATGAATTTATACCGTGACATTatgctattttctgtcttatctatccctttattaatagttcctaacattctgttagctttcgttggctgctgctgcacattgaccAGATTCTGATAAATATctacaatgactctaagatctctttcttgaatggtaacagcaaATCTAGATCCTATACTTTGTATATATAGTTTTgcttatgttttccaatattcatTATTTTGCATCAAACATTGAATATCAtctgccattttgatgcccaatcATGCCACCTACTTGGTAgtgcttcacagtctgctttgaattTTATATTGCTTACGCAGTTTGCCACCTCTATTACCTCTTTTTCTAGATAATTTAGGAATATGTTGAACCACACTGGTCCCAGGACATATTCCTGGCAGACACCGTTAGCCTTTCTCTGTTCTTAAAACTGACCATTAATTCCTACTGtttgtttcctatattttaactagttattgatccatgagaggaccttctctctaaTACCATGActccttactttgcttaagagactTTGATGAGAGACCTTTTCAAGGGCTTTCTGAATGATCAAATTACTATCTCCATGACATCACTTTTGCTCATATATTGCCTGACCTCAaataattctaatagattggagAGGCATGATtgccctttacaaaaaccatgttacTACCTCTTCCTCAACGAATTATGTTCATTTAGGTGTCAGATAATTCTGTCCTTTACTATCATTTCCATCAGTTTGCCtgctactgaagttagatttactggCCTGGAATTGTCCAGAttacctctgccttttaaaaaaaattagtgtcACATTTAGGTGATAGGTCACACACCACGCTTAATTGTGATGCAATTTCATacctgagttccttcagaactcttaggtgaatgccggctggttctggtgacttattactgtttcaTTTATCAATACATTCCAAAAACTGCTGAGACTGTTTGTCACCTAAATAGGTATGGGAACTTCCCTCATGTCCTTTGgaatgaagaccaatgcaaaacGGTCATATAGCTTGTCTGTAATACCTTTGTCTtctctgagtgctcctttagaaCTTCAATCAtccagttgcatatcttattttgaaactatttcgaaatagcttattttgaaatttggcacatcgacacggtgccaaattttgaaataacttgctatttcgagccatcccttattccttgttcAACGAGGTTTATTGGAAtggcgaaatagcatgcccattattttgaaaaatatttcaaaagaacaggcggcttgtgtagactcagggtagctattttgggatacctttggtatcccgaaacAGCCATGccgtgtagacgtatcctgaTTGTTTGTCAGGCTTCCACCTTCTGATGTgcttcaacctttttttttttgttttggttgtcAGATTTTTGAATCTGGCTAATTGTTCTACCAATTCATTTTTGGCCCACCTAATTATATCTGACTTGCCAGCGTTTATACTCTTCTATTTTCCTTAGGAGGATTTaacttccagtttttaaaggatgcctttttgcctctaacCAATTCTTTTATGTTGCTGTTTAatcacagtggcactttttttctGTCATCTTGCTATGTTTTTTCAATTTGAGGTACGCATTTAATTTGAGCCTCTgttaatgggtttttttaaaagtttcaatgcactttgcaggcatttcacttgTGTCTGTCTCTTTTAATTTCCATTCAATTAGTTTCCTAATGTTCTTGTCATTCCCCTTTCTGAAGTTAAATGCAACTGTGGTGACATTCTTTGACCTCGTTGCTGCCCCCTACTACCACTaccacaaggatgttaaatttaattgtcTCATCCTCACTATTATGAAACAGTTCAGCTATATCCATGTCTTGGACCAGATACTGTGTTATGCTTTACGACGAAATCAAGAATTGACTGATCCTCCAAATAATCAAATAACTTCTACTAGGTGCAAAGCAGGGCACATTGATAATTCTTTTTGGCCAATGCAGGGTCCAAGTGGTATGGAGACTATGTTGCACGACAAACAAGTTATGTTTTGCCTAAATTCATGGCAGGATAACTACCTACATGGCTCAGGGGTTAGGTACAGAAGCATGTGTCTGCACTGGAATTCTTTCAAAGCTCCAGTTGGCCTCTTCTTATCCCTAGGCACTTTCAACTCAAGAGAGGCCcagaaaagcaaaggaaaaataACAAATCAAT
This genomic interval from Pelodiscus sinensis isolate JC-2024 chromosome 29, ASM4963464v1, whole genome shotgun sequence contains the following:
- the CFAP97D1 gene encoding sperm axonemal maintenance protein CFAP97D1 gives rise to the protein MSTAKMSSLEYLAYPVIVANHRQSTTLKKKLDIHDYLSHKSKLEVARPRIDNKPPRAQTHHHFKMTKIQEDQKRTGKIERENKQLAGRLAAIQRGTGLVDCWNEYFQRSSNREKHNREMVRITVENQGILKRLGDRKSMYDHRKSELDWKNSRHYIRNTTRYLIASRDS